A stretch of the Thunnus thynnus chromosome 7, fThuThy2.1, whole genome shotgun sequence genome encodes the following:
- the LOC137186839 gene encoding olfactory receptor 11A1-like: MTVNSTLSYFIFSTYIHIGTLRYLYFMLTAMLYTVIITANTSLIVVICMNRSLHEPMYLFLCSLFVNELFGSTGLFPFLLVQILSDIHTVSTSFCFLQIFCLYTYATVEFFNLAIMSYDRYLAICCPLQYNTRMTSNKALIFITVIWLYSFVKCLITLSLNIRLPLCGNIINSLYCNNYLVVKLACSETKVNNIYGLFGVVLTIIVPLFPILFSYMKILKVCFSGSEQTRQKAVSTCTPHLASLLNFSFGCLFEILQSRFDMSSVSSVLRIILSLYFLIMQPLLNPIMYGLQMSKIRNKCKHLFCSKMWACHRDIM; the protein is encoded by the coding sequence ATGACAGTAAATTCAACTTTATCTTACTTCATTTTCAGCACGTATATACACATTGGAACTTTAAGATATTTGTACTTCATGTTAACTGCGATGTTATACACTGTTATCATTACTGCCAACACATCACTCATTGTGGTTATCTGTATGAACAGAAGCTTACATGAACCTATGTACCTTTTTCTGTGCAGCTTGTTTGTAAATGAACTGTTTGGTAGTACAGGGTTGTTTCCATTCCTTCTGGTTCAGATCCTCTCTGACATTCACACTGTTTCtacttctttttgtttcctgcaAATTTTCTGTTTGTATACGTATGCAACTGTGGAATTTTTCAACTTAGCCATCATGTCTTATGACAGATATCTTGCTATCTGTTGTCCTCTACAATATAACACACGGATGACGTCTAACAAGGCATTAATCTTTATTACTGTGATATGGTTGTACTCGTTTGTGAAATGTCTTATTACTTTATCCTTAAACATCCGTTTGCCACTTTGTGGAAACATCATAAACAGTTTGTATTGCAATAACTACCTAGTTGTTAAACTGGCATGTTCTGAAACCAAAGTGAATAACATTTATGGACTTTTTGGTGTTGTTCTTACCATCATAGTCCCTCTGTTTCCAATCCTTTTCTCTTATATGAAAATTCTTAAAGTTTGTTTCTCTGGTTCTGAACAGACCAGACAGAAAGCCGTCAGTACCTGCACACCTCACCTTGCTTCCCTCCTTAACTTTTCTTTTGGATGTTTGTTTGAAATACTTCAGAGTAGATTTGATATGagcagtgtttccagtgtgctGAGAATCATTCTGTCGCTGTATTTTCTGATCATGCAACCACTTCTGAATCCTATCATGTATGGACtgcaaatgtcaaaaatacgaaataaatgtaaacaccTGTTCTGTTCTAAAATGTGGGCTTGTCATAGAGATATTATGTAG